One window of Desulfobacca acetoxidans DSM 11109 genomic DNA carries:
- a CDS encoding DUF4255 domain-containing protein has product MALLDLSLVTQTLIDLIRLHVTGSEAWNPANVLAVDPMPPDKLTGDNTLGFYLYHATEETTNKNTYIPGISDVPVRYNPLALNLFYLLTAHSDVENGSTGIYREQLMMGLAMKALHDYPLINDNTAVGGVVIMQPLLRGKDNAFRISLLPVKVEEAVSYWMAGSNPQRLAAYYHVAVIKLEPEETPLRPGRVLIYNIFTLPGDTPRVDTTANVISFTLPGETDPRSLELRPAQVTYDQGFTVIGSAFTGNKVYLQIRRLDWAAPLIVDAAWDVAVTSSRITATARATAAGRDILPGFYAASVRVERWSTMAHGTRILETSSNETPFAIAPRIGAISPPDPQGNFTVNGSIFEHPDLAAENVHVFIGATRLTPGNAVNLQSGEFAVINPTTAAVRLPVGLTPGEAVSFRLIINGAESAPQWVVG; this is encoded by the coding sequence ATGGCACTGCTCGATCTTTCCCTGGTGACGCAGACCCTCATTGATCTGATCAGACTACACGTTACGGGTTCTGAGGCCTGGAATCCGGCCAATGTGCTTGCAGTCGACCCAATGCCGCCGGATAAACTGACGGGTGATAATACGCTGGGCTTCTACCTTTACCACGCCACCGAAGAAACGACGAACAAAAATACCTACATCCCCGGCATCAGTGACGTCCCTGTGCGCTATAATCCATTGGCGCTCAACCTCTTTTACCTGCTGACGGCGCACAGCGATGTTGAAAACGGCAGCACCGGCATCTACCGCGAACAGCTCATGATGGGGCTGGCCATGAAGGCCCTGCATGATTACCCGCTGATAAACGATAATACCGCCGTCGGCGGAGTAGTCATTATGCAACCCCTGCTGCGAGGCAAAGACAATGCTTTTCGGATCTCCCTGCTTCCGGTAAAGGTCGAAGAGGCGGTGAGCTACTGGATGGCGGGATCAAATCCCCAACGATTGGCGGCCTATTATCACGTGGCGGTAATCAAACTCGAACCGGAAGAAACCCCGCTCCGCCCCGGGCGGGTGCTGATCTACAATATCTTTACGCTTCCGGGAGATACCCCCCGAGTCGATACGACGGCCAACGTCATCAGCTTTACCTTACCGGGGGAAACCGATCCCCGCTCTCTGGAATTGAGGCCGGCGCAGGTAACCTATGATCAGGGTTTCACGGTGATCGGTTCAGCCTTTACGGGAAATAAAGTCTATCTGCAAATCCGCCGCCTGGACTGGGCCGCTCCCCTAATAGTCGACGCGGCGTGGGATGTTGCCGTGACCTCTAGCCGCATTACCGCCACCGCCCGCGCCACTGCTGCAGGCAGGGACATTCTGCCGGGATTTTATGCCGCTTCCGTGCGGGTGGAACGCTGGTCGACCATGGCCCACGGCACGCGTATCCTGGAAACGAGCAGCAATGAAACACCGTTCGCCATCGCCCCGCGTATCGGGGCGATCAGCCCCCCGGACCCACAGGGAAACTTTACGGTCAATGGCTCGATTTTCGAGCATCCTGATCTTGCTGCCGAAAATGTGCATGTCTTCATTGGCGCCACCAGGCTGACGCCGGGTAATGCCGTCAACCTTCAGTCAGGGGAATTCGCCGTTATCAACCCAACCACCGCAGCGGTTCGACTACCGGTGGGATTGACTCCCGGCGAAGCGGTCAGCTTTCGGTTGATTATCAACGGCGCAGAAAGCGCACCGCAGTGGGTGGTCGGGTGA
- a CDS encoding ATP-binding protein has product MSRMAVPISLTPEISIHDDKSAIDAVLRRIRLLARRRLLWLTEGMSAPAASYGKRLFPATGDMPLASTAEIESLLNDRDDPLAEGQWQHTRTELNTQIGAVEEALKADRVSRLSQLIHIFALDDFDRDLLHICLAPGVDPALGRLYAYCQDNATRTYPTLALTARLCGHGRFGLWGSDSSLRRWRMISMVPDLAGGSDQFGKLTLDPTIRNWLSGVDEPDPLLVGRARLVRPLEPLPEWNVESAATFAAEALKDHPTRTVVIQIVAPPGSGRQTFAAIIASHLGMPLLAIDTTAIPEDDWMQVFIQAHRHAFLHRVALAWKGGTDTAGAKPWTEYISHFPVQFILREAQTAAPLIPNAIELRVDLPAPAVATRQSLWKQYAPQAAAAFPDQVAELAERFNARPGAIVAAASIPGVSVQGMAQALRYSQRHLLDNLAQPLECPFAKDDLVATDTLHEALNDFIHEARDRVLFWEQPQARRLFPQGRGLAALFTGSPGTGKTMAAQVIAAQLGLDLFRIDLSAVVSKYVGETSHNLQHILSRAADMDVVLFFDEADALFSRRTEVKDAHDRFANTDTNHLLQALENYGGVALLATNRKGNIDPAFIRRLRYVLEFAKPDANQRLQLWIRLISALAGEKAAACLAPLIERLASEIELTGAQIKYAVLTAVFAARRDGVALRTDHLLRGLDREMAKEGRALSERERVRLKYP; this is encoded by the coding sequence ATGAGCCGGATGGCCGTACCGATTTCTCTAACCCCAGAAATCTCAATCCACGATGACAAATCGGCGATTGATGCGGTACTGCGGCGCATCCGGCTGCTGGCCCGACGTCGGCTGCTCTGGTTGACCGAAGGAATGTCCGCCCCGGCGGCGAGTTACGGGAAACGTCTGTTCCCGGCCACAGGCGATATGCCTCTGGCCTCCACAGCCGAGATTGAGTCGCTGTTAAACGACCGGGATGATCCGCTGGCGGAAGGGCAATGGCAACACACCCGGACGGAACTGAACACCCAGATTGGGGCGGTGGAAGAGGCGCTTAAAGCCGACCGGGTCTCGCGCCTGTCGCAGTTGATCCACATCTTTGCCCTGGATGACTTTGATCGCGATCTGCTGCACATCTGTCTGGCGCCGGGGGTCGACCCGGCGCTGGGGCGGCTTTACGCCTACTGTCAGGACAATGCAACCCGAACCTATCCCACGTTGGCGCTAACGGCTCGTTTGTGCGGACATGGACGTTTCGGTCTTTGGGGGAGCGACAGTTCACTCAGGCGCTGGCGCATGATATCCATGGTGCCGGACCTGGCGGGCGGCAGCGATCAGTTCGGCAAGCTGACGCTTGACCCCACAATCCGCAATTGGCTCAGTGGCGTGGACGAACCTGACCCGCTTCTGGTGGGACGGGCAAGACTCGTCCGGCCACTCGAGCCGCTGCCGGAGTGGAATGTGGAGTCGGCTGCAACGTTTGCCGCCGAGGCCCTGAAAGATCATCCGACCCGTACGGTCGTCATCCAGATTGTGGCACCGCCGGGAAGCGGGCGGCAAACCTTTGCCGCCATCATAGCCAGTCATTTGGGAATGCCGCTGCTGGCGATTGATACCACCGCCATCCCGGAAGATGACTGGATGCAGGTCTTTATCCAGGCGCACCGGCATGCGTTTCTGCATCGCGTTGCCCTGGCGTGGAAAGGCGGAACAGATACCGCCGGAGCGAAGCCCTGGACAGAATATATTTCACATTTCCCCGTGCAATTTATTCTGCGGGAGGCCCAAACCGCCGCTCCTCTGATCCCGAACGCCATTGAACTGCGGGTAGACCTACCCGCCCCGGCAGTGGCCACGCGCCAGTCTCTGTGGAAGCAGTACGCCCCTCAGGCCGCCGCCGCCTTTCCGGATCAGGTGGCGGAACTGGCGGAGCGCTTCAACGCCCGGCCGGGGGCGATTGTTGCTGCCGCAAGCATACCGGGTGTATCGGTCCAAGGTATGGCCCAGGCGCTGCGTTACAGCCAGCGCCACCTGTTGGACAATCTGGCGCAGCCGCTCGAATGTCCGTTTGCCAAAGATGACCTGGTGGCCACGGACACCTTGCACGAAGCCTTGAACGACTTCATCCACGAGGCTAGGGATCGGGTGCTCTTCTGGGAACAACCCCAGGCGCGGCGCCTGTTCCCGCAAGGGCGGGGATTGGCCGCACTGTTTACCGGCTCTCCGGGGACTGGCAAAACGATGGCGGCGCAGGTCATCGCCGCCCAGTTGGGATTGGACCTGTTCCGCATCGATCTCTCCGCCGTGGTTAGTAAGTACGTAGGTGAAACATCTCATAATTTACAGCACATTCTATCACGGGCGGCGGATATGGACGTAGTGCTGTTTTTTGATGAGGCCGACGCACTCTTCTCCCGACGCACCGAAGTCAAGGATGCGCATGACCGATTTGCCAACACCGATACCAACCATCTCCTGCAAGCCCTGGAAAACTACGGTGGGGTTGCCCTTTTAGCGACAAATCGCAAGGGGAACATTGATCCGGCTTTCATTCGGCGGCTGCGCTATGTCCTGGAGTTTGCCAAGCCGGATGCGAATCAGCGTCTGCAGTTATGGATCCGCTTGATTAGCGCCCTGGCGGGAGAAAAGGCCGCCGCCTGTCTGGCTCCGCTGATTGAGAGGCTGGCTTCGGAGATCGAACTGACGGGGGCCCAGATCAAATATGCCGTGTTGACTGCGGTGTTTGCGGCGCGTCGGGACGGCGTTGCCCTCCGGACTGATCATCTGCTGCGTGGTCTGGATCGTGAAATGGCGAAGGAAGGCCGCGCCTTAAGCGAGCGGGAAAGAGTGAGGTTGAAGTACCCATAG
- the cfa gene encoding cyclopropane fatty acyl phospholipid synthase, with protein sequence MRSAKLIVQGLLNLADVHINGDRAWDMQVYDDRLYSRVLREGSLGLGEAYMDGWWEVQELDEFFNRVLRADLEQKVTGNWKTLLWIIGQRVMNRQKKSVAHHIGEHHYDIGNDLYTAMLDRRKVYSCGYWCHASNLDQAQEAKLDLVCRKLDLQPGQKILDIGCGWGSLAKFAAEKYQVSVIGITVSKEQLALGRELCAGLPIELRFQDYRDIEGEYDHIVSLGMVEHVGYKNFRTYMQTVYDHLKPEGLFLLHTIGSYCSSKETDPWIGKYIFPHSLVPSAVQLTRAMEKLFIIEDWHNFGLDYSKTLMAWFKNFDANWAALRPKYGDRFYRMWKYYLHASAGTFRSRKNSVWQIVLSKGGLPEGYESVR encoded by the coding sequence ATGCGTTCCGCCAAATTGATCGTTCAGGGTCTCCTAAATCTTGCGGATGTGCATATTAATGGCGACCGCGCCTGGGATATGCAGGTTTATGATGATCGTCTCTACAGCCGGGTTCTGCGGGAAGGTTCTCTGGGTCTCGGAGAAGCGTATATGGACGGCTGGTGGGAGGTTCAGGAACTGGATGAATTTTTCAACCGGGTTTTGCGTGCCGATCTGGAGCAGAAGGTTACCGGCAATTGGAAGACGCTTCTCTGGATCATCGGCCAGAGGGTGATGAATCGACAGAAAAAATCGGTCGCTCATCATATCGGCGAACACCACTATGACATCGGCAATGATCTCTATACCGCCATGCTCGACCGGCGAAAGGTCTATAGCTGCGGCTACTGGTGCCATGCCAGCAACCTCGACCAAGCCCAGGAAGCCAAACTCGATCTCGTCTGCCGGAAGTTGGATCTGCAGCCGGGGCAGAAAATTTTGGATATCGGCTGCGGCTGGGGCAGCCTGGCCAAGTTTGCCGCCGAAAAATACCAGGTTTCGGTTATCGGCATTACAGTATCAAAAGAGCAACTTGCCCTGGGCCGGGAACTGTGCGCCGGCCTGCCGATAGAACTGAGGTTTCAGGATTATCGCGATATCGAGGGTGAATACGATCATATCGTTTCTTTGGGGATGGTGGAGCACGTCGGCTATAAAAATTTTCGGACCTATATGCAGACGGTGTATGACCACCTGAAACCGGAAGGATTATTCCTCTTGCACACCATCGGCAGCTATTGCTCTTCCAAGGAGACCGACCCCTGGATCGGCAAATACATCTTCCCTCATTCCCTGGTTCCTTCTGCCGTACAGCTCACCCGCGCCATGGAAAAATTGTTCATCATCGAAGACTGGCACAACTTCGGCCTCGACTACAGCAAGACGCTCATGGCCTGGTTTAAGAACTTCGATGCTAATTGGGCCGCACTCAGGCCAAAATACGGCGACCGCTTCTATCGCATGTGGAAGTATTATCTACATGCCTCGGCCGGGACCTTTCGCTCCCGCAAAAACAGCGTCTGGCAGATTGTCCTGTCAAAAGGCGGTTTACCAGAAGGATATGAATCAGTGCGATAA
- a CDS encoding phage tail protein, translated as MALFPINTHRYDPYKNYRFRVRWDGRPVAGVSKVSALKRTTEVVSHREGGDFSTPRHSPAGSKYEAITLERGVTWDLEFEAWANKVYDVSAGVVSSLKDFRKDITIELMNEAGQVVMAYKIFRCWVSEYQAMAELDANANAVLIQSIVLQNEGWQRDESVTEPAEP; from the coding sequence ATGGCACTCTTTCCAATTAATACCCACCGCTATGATCCCTACAAGAATTATCGGTTTCGTGTCCGGTGGGATGGTCGCCCGGTGGCGGGAGTCAGCAAGGTAAGTGCACTCAAACGCACTACGGAAGTTGTCTCGCACCGCGAGGGCGGGGACTTCAGTACCCCGCGCCATTCGCCCGCCGGCTCGAAATATGAAGCAATCACCTTGGAACGCGGCGTCACGTGGGATCTGGAGTTCGAGGCTTGGGCGAATAAAGTCTACGATGTATCGGCGGGCGTCGTCTCATCGTTGAAAGATTTCCGCAAAGACATCACCATCGAGCTCATGAACGAGGCCGGGCAAGTGGTGATGGCTTATAAGATCTTTCGCTGTTGGGTGTCGGAATACCAGGCGATGGCGGAACTGGACGCCAACGCCAACGCCGTGCTCATCCAGAGCATCGTTTTGCAGAACGAGGGTTGGCAACGCGACGAATCCGTGACCGAACCGGCTGAACCATAA
- a CDS encoding phage tail sheath family protein produces MAVTPTYPGVYVQEIPSGVRSIAGVSTSIGLFIGRTSKGPLNQAVRLFSYTDFERTFSSDTSVSAMADHVRLFFLNGGTDCYVMRIANGATFAQTTLLAEDGVTEVLQLTAKFPGAIGNSIRAVVSYGGANPETTFNLDLFREEVDAGGRISILEAETYKNLSMNPVAALYAPEVVNTNSSLVRAAVPAPLPATNPGFSLSGQPVVYDSGDLTTLRDMWANRLGNASIGGNRFMISVDGQPVIPINLNGVDIAGIAAPTAANIAQAIEDEINNLLAAAGQAGTTVTVTLDDANDVPNVVTGAVLDAGIAGTADSASVLKIASNVASGASVVITPSATNDLSVPLRLGAGQGGIEVSAYSAHRPAPNGISLQAADQTVLRDLGDLQHNQILALRLSAFDSAGAPAIATVPVNLLAEGGALATTPLWLNSLGGLRTILQRLADAVNTYRNANPLTFFWSASVAGNRLTLTTSRGTANTVSATFASDPVAQDIGPFFNVNTRYYSIGEGALVTTFQTPTPAVDTNGAAAPSVTDGTAPTLQDYTNAFPLVEKDADIFNIMVLPEDADAAAVDLSLVYGPASVFCQQQRAFLVMEAPKAWKTAQDASTKVANLRVGLVKDHSALYFPRLLISDGKKTKALGAAGAVAGVYARIDNTRGVWKAPAGVEADLRGIVGLEHRFTDGEHGAMNPQGVNVLRPFPNGLVIYGARTNDGADDFASEYKYIPIRRLALYIEESLYRGLKWVVFEPNDDPLYGQIRLNVGVFMHDLYRRGAFQGPKPSDAYFVKCDRETTTQSDRNLGIVNIIVGFAPLKPAEFVILYLQQMAGQLQV; encoded by the coding sequence ATGGCAGTAACGCCCACGTACCCCGGTGTTTACGTTCAAGAAATACCAAGCGGGGTTCGCTCGATAGCCGGCGTCAGTACGTCAATCGGCTTGTTTATCGGGCGAACGTCTAAAGGTCCCCTCAATCAAGCGGTGCGGCTGTTCTCCTATACCGACTTCGAACGGACCTTTTCCAGTGATACCTCCGTCAGCGCCATGGCCGACCACGTTCGCCTGTTCTTCCTCAATGGGGGGACAGACTGTTACGTGATGCGCATTGCCAACGGCGCCACCTTTGCCCAGACAACGTTGCTGGCCGAAGATGGTGTGACGGAAGTTCTACAACTCACAGCAAAATTTCCCGGCGCCATCGGCAATAGCATCCGGGCAGTGGTCAGTTATGGCGGTGCCAATCCGGAAACGACCTTCAACCTCGACCTCTTCCGCGAAGAGGTCGATGCCGGGGGGCGGATTTCCATTTTAGAGGCCGAAACCTACAAAAATCTGAGCATGAATCCTGTTGCGGCGCTCTATGCTCCAGAGGTTGTTAACACTAACTCCAGTCTGGTGCGCGCCGCTGTTCCCGCTCCGCTGCCGGCGACGAATCCCGGCTTCAGTCTGAGTGGACAGCCGGTGGTATACGACAGCGGCGACTTGACCACCCTGCGTGATATGTGGGCCAACCGCCTGGGGAATGCCTCGATCGGGGGGAACCGCTTTATGATCAGTGTGGACGGCCAGCCCGTGATCCCGATCAATCTCAACGGGGTGGATATCGCCGGCATCGCGGCGCCGACGGCCGCGAATATCGCCCAGGCAATTGAAGATGAGATCAACAATCTACTGGCGGCCGCAGGTCAGGCCGGGACAACGGTAACCGTTACGCTCGATGACGCCAATGATGTCCCCAACGTCGTCACCGGTGCCGTATTGGATGCTGGGATTGCAGGGACTGCGGACAGCGCCTCCGTCCTCAAAATCGCCTCGAATGTGGCCAGCGGCGCCAGCGTGGTGATTACGCCCAGCGCCACCAACGATCTGAGCGTGCCGTTGCGATTGGGCGCCGGTCAGGGCGGTATCGAGGTCTCGGCCTACAGTGCCCATCGCCCGGCCCCGAATGGCATCAGCCTGCAGGCCGCCGATCAGACGGTGCTGCGCGACCTCGGTGATCTGCAGCACAATCAGATCCTGGCCCTCCGGCTGAGCGCCTTCGACAGCGCCGGCGCTCCAGCGATTGCCACCGTGCCGGTGAACCTCTTGGCTGAAGGCGGCGCCCTGGCAACGACCCCACTGTGGTTAAATAGTCTCGGGGGACTGCGGACCATCCTGCAGCGCCTGGCTGACGCAGTCAATACCTATCGCAATGCCAACCCGCTTACCTTTTTCTGGTCGGCGTCCGTGGCGGGCAATCGCCTGACGCTGACTACCTCGCGCGGAACGGCGAACACTGTCTCCGCCACCTTCGCCTCCGATCCGGTGGCGCAGGATATCGGACCATTCTTCAACGTCAATACCCGCTATTACAGCATCGGCGAAGGAGCCCTGGTAACTACCTTCCAGACACCCACCCCGGCCGTCGATACCAACGGCGCCGCCGCTCCCTCCGTTACCGACGGAACCGCACCGACGCTGCAGGACTATACCAACGCCTTCCCATTGGTAGAAAAAGATGCGGATATTTTTAACATCATGGTCCTGCCGGAGGATGCCGACGCCGCCGCAGTGGATTTATCCCTGGTCTATGGTCCGGCGAGCGTATTCTGCCAACAGCAACGCGCCTTTCTGGTCATGGAGGCCCCCAAAGCCTGGAAGACGGCCCAGGATGCCAGCACCAAAGTTGCCAATCTGCGAGTCGGCCTCGTCAAGGATCACAGTGCCCTTTATTTCCCGCGCCTTTTGATCAGCGACGGGAAAAAGACCAAGGCCCTCGGGGCTGCCGGCGCTGTGGCTGGCGTCTACGCCCGCATCGACAATACCCGCGGGGTGTGGAAAGCTCCCGCCGGCGTCGAAGCGGACCTGCGCGGCATCGTCGGGCTGGAACACCGCTTCACTGACGGCGAACATGGCGCCATGAACCCTCAGGGCGTCAACGTTCTGCGCCCCTTTCCCAACGGCTTGGTGATCTATGGGGCGCGCACCAATGACGGCGCCGATGATTTCGCCAGCGAATATAAATATATCCCGATCCGTCGGCTGGCGCTCTACATTGAAGAAAGCCTCTATCGCGGCCTCAAATGGGTGGTCTTTGAGCCGAATGACGATCCGCTGTACGGCCAGATCCGCCTCAACGTCGGCGTCTTTATGCACGACCTTTATCGGCGCGGCGCCTTTCAGGGTCCCAAGCCCAGCGACGCCTATTTCGTCAAGTGCGATCGGGAAACAACCACCCAAAGTGACCGCAACCTCGGGATCGTTAACATCATCGTGGGGTTTGCCCCGCTCAAACCGGCCGAATTCGTGATCTTGTACCTGCAGCAGATGGCCGGGCAGTTGCAGGTGTAG